One window from the genome of Chloroflexota bacterium encodes:
- a CDS encoding SDR family NAD(P)-dependent oxidoreductase, translating into MAGALAITGAGRGIGRAIALRMAREGWAVAVSDINGDSAAAVAAEIEQTGRRARGDALDVTDPDAVSAWVNEVDADLGGLTGAVANAGIITIRPLLEVSPDEWRQVMAVNLDGAFFFCQAAGRVMTPRGKGSIVIISSASSRRPSLWLGPYSTSKTALHGLTRNLALELSEHQVRVNAISPGLVDTDMWEKIDRERGGRQGRAAGEVFAEMIKMVPLGRAQVPEDVATIAAFLLSEETEYITGQNISYDGGFQMP; encoded by the coding sequence ATGGCGGGGGCACTGGCCATCACCGGCGCCGGACGCGGCATCGGTCGAGCGATCGCGTTGCGCATGGCCCGCGAAGGCTGGGCCGTCGCGGTGTCCGACATCAACGGCGACAGCGCCGCCGCGGTGGCGGCTGAGATCGAGCAGACCGGCCGGCGCGCGCGCGGCGACGCGCTGGACGTCACCGACCCGGACGCCGTGTCGGCCTGGGTGAATGAGGTGGACGCCGACCTGGGCGGGCTCACCGGCGCGGTCGCAAACGCCGGCATCATCACCATCCGGCCGCTGCTGGAGGTTTCGCCCGATGAGTGGCGCCAGGTAATGGCGGTCAACCTGGACGGCGCGTTCTTCTTCTGTCAGGCCGCCGGACGGGTGATGACGCCACGCGGGAAGGGAAGCATCGTCATCATCTCCTCGGCGTCGTCCCGCCGACCCTCGCTGTGGCTGGGGCCTTACAGCACCAGCAAGACCGCGCTGCACGGGCTCACGCGCAATCTGGCCCTGGAGCTGAGCGAGCATCAGGTGCGCGTCAACGCCATCAGCCCCGGCCTCGTGGATACCGACATGTGGGAGAAGATCGACCGCGAGCGAGGCGGCCGCCAGGGGCGGGCAGCCGGCGAGGTGTTCGCCGAGATGATCAAGATGGTCCCCTTGGGCCGCGCCCAGGTGCCCGAGGACGTCGCCACCATTGCCGCGTTCCTGCTGTCGGAGGAAACCGAGTACATCACCGGGCAGAACATCAGCTACGACGGCGGGTTCCAGATGCCCTAA
- a CDS encoding type II toxin-antitoxin system RelE/ParE family toxin, protein MAWTVDYTDTALRELRRLDRRMARRVVEYMDELVAVLDDPRRRGKALTGPMGGLWRYRVGRCRVICDLQDEVLRVLVLRVAGRDQVYR, encoded by the coding sequence TTGGCCTGGACGGTTGACTACACCGACACGGCGCTGAGGGAACTTCGCAGGCTTGATCGGCGCATGGCGCGACGCGTGGTTGAGTACATGGACGAACTTGTCGCGGTTCTCGACGATCCGCGGCGGCGCGGCAAGGCATTGACCGGACCGATGGGCGGCTTGTGGCGCTACCGGGTCGGGCGGTGCCGCGTGATCTGCGACCTCCAGGACGAAGTGCTGCGGGTTCTGGTGCTGCGAGTGGCCGGGCGAGACCAGGTCTACCGTTGA
- a CDS encoding type II toxin-antitoxin system Phd/YefM family antitoxin, which produces MTRRVSVARAKAELSALMAAVAYQGQHVVIERRGRPMAALVSVDDLDRIEAERATSARPRGALALVRAWEDVGDSEIDAMIADIYAAREQDTGREVALDD; this is translated from the coding sequence GTGACCAGACGGGTGAGCGTGGCGCGGGCCAAAGCCGAGCTATCGGCGCTGATGGCGGCGGTCGCCTATCAAGGCCAGCACGTCGTGATTGAACGCCGAGGCAGGCCGATGGCTGCGCTGGTGAGCGTGGACGACCTTGACCGGATCGAGGCGGAGCGGGCGACCTCAGCGCGGCCGCGGGGCGCGCTAGCCCTCGTAAGAGCCTGGGAAGACGTCGGCGATTCCGAGATCGACGCGATGATTGCCGACATCTACGCCGCGCGCGAGCAAGACACCGGACGCGAGGTGGCGCTCGACGACTGA
- a CDS encoding S1 RNA-binding domain-containing protein, with translation MTTTDDAPAAAAVAETMPPDEMPALESMEALLEEATAQLPSIGRGDVLEGVVVGIEPDEILVDIGLKAEGFVPEREQWDNRLEEPRPTYSLGETVLVYVVQPEGDGRAMLSFRRAEQEKVWRATEELFEKGEIIDATILEYNKGGVLVDVGPRGFVPLSQLTSLRRGASDETEDELAARLAELVGRKINVKIIELDRRRNRLILSERVAEREVRSRRREVLLDELQVGQVRQGIVSNICSFGAFVDLGGADGLAHISELSWSRVESPEEILKPGQEIEVYVLSLDREDKKIALSLRRATKDPWQSLESKYGVNEIVEGEVTKLAPFGAFVRLTDGIEGLAHASDLGDAALDSMREGDFGKFQILSIDAGRRRIRLSPLPTEVADSATMEA, from the coding sequence TTGACCACTACCGACGACGCGCCGGCCGCCGCCGCCGTCGCGGAGACCATGCCGCCGGACGAGATGCCGGCGCTTGAGTCCATGGAAGCCTTGTTGGAAGAGGCAACCGCGCAGCTGCCGAGCATCGGCCGCGGCGACGTCCTCGAGGGCGTCGTCGTTGGCATCGAGCCCGACGAGATCCTGGTCGACATCGGCCTCAAGGCCGAGGGCTTCGTGCCCGAGCGCGAGCAGTGGGACAACCGGCTCGAGGAGCCCCGCCCGACCTATTCGCTTGGCGAGACGGTGCTCGTGTACGTGGTGCAGCCGGAGGGCGACGGGCGCGCCATGCTCTCCTTCCGCCGCGCCGAGCAGGAAAAGGTCTGGCGCGCCACCGAGGAGCTCTTCGAAAAGGGCGAGATCATCGACGCCACGATCCTCGAATACAACAAGGGCGGCGTCCTGGTGGACGTGGGGCCGCGCGGCTTCGTGCCGCTGTCACAGCTCACCAGCCTGCGCCGCGGCGCCAGCGACGAGACCGAAGACGAGTTGGCCGCGCGGCTGGCGGAACTGGTCGGCCGCAAGATCAACGTCAAGATCATCGAGCTCGACCGTCGCCGCAATCGCCTGATCCTCTCCGAGCGCGTCGCCGAGCGCGAGGTCCGGTCCCGCCGCCGCGAGGTGCTGCTGGACGAACTGCAGGTCGGTCAAGTGCGGCAGGGCATCGTGAGCAACATCTGCAGCTTCGGCGCCTTCGTCGACCTGGGCGGCGCGGATGGCCTGGCCCACATCTCCGAGCTCTCGTGGAGCCGGGTGGAAAGCCCCGAGGAGATTCTGAAGCCGGGTCAGGAGATCGAGGTCTACGTCCTGTCCCTCGACCGCGAGGACAAGAAGATCGCCCTCAGCCTGCGCCGCGCGACCAAGGACCCGTGGCAGTCGCTGGAGTCCAAGTACGGCGTGAACGAGATCGTCGAGGGCGAGGTGACCAAGCTGGCGCCGTTCGGGGCCTTCGTGCGGCTCACCGACGGCATCGAAGGGCTGGCCCACGCCTCCGATCTCGGCGACGCGGCGCTGGACTCGATGCGCGAAGGCGACTTCGGCAAGTTCCAGATCCTGAGCATCGACGCCGGCCGGCGGCGGATCCGGTTGTCTCCCTTACCCACCGAGGTCGCCGATAGTGCGACAATGGAGGCGTAG
- a CDS encoding ATP-dependent Clp protease ATP-binding subunit: MNDRLNKFTERAKKVLVFAQDEATRFNHNYIGTEHLLLGLVREGEGIAAQVLTNLGVELNKVRNAVEFIIGRGERMVVGDISLTPRAKRVIELSIEEARRLGHNYIGTEHLLLGLVREGEGIAAGVLESLGVNLEKVRAQVVQLVSQNSTERGRGEAKKSGSKTPVADQMGIDLTAAARAGKLDPVIGRHDEVERVIQILSRRTKNNPALIGDPGVGKTAIVEGLAQRIVSGDVPESLRGRRLLTLDMGALVAGTKYRGEFEERLKKVIDELKSASDCALFIDELHTVVGAGAAEGAVDAANILKPSLARGELQVIGATTLDEYRKYVERDSALERRFQPVTVREPSIDETIAILTGVRPRYEEHHRVQITDDAVKAAAELAGRYVTDRFLPDKAIDVMDEAAAKVKIRHGMPPRAVRELEAKLEQITNDKARTINEQRFEDANELRQSEQQLRIELNEARQSWTSEQGEGPPHVGEDEVSQVVAMWTGIPVTRIRQEESERLLHMEDVLARRIVSQQEPIHAVASAVRRARAGLKDPQRPIGAFMFLGPTGVGKTLLARALAEFMFGSEDALIRIDMSEYMERHAVSRLVGAPPGYVGYEEGGQLTEAVRRRSYAVILLDEVEKAHPEVFNILLQLMDDGRLTDAKGRTVDFRNTIIIMTSNVGAQHIKRGAALGFHFDEGEQADEARYKNMRAKVLGELRKLFRPEFLNRVDGTVVFHALTRADVEAIVDLELGRVRLQLSEHELELEVTSEAKSLLAERGYDPDFGARPLRRVIQNLIEDPLAEELLRGAFATGSKVIVDRAGDELDITTRAPVSA, translated from the coding sequence GTGAACGACCGCCTGAATAAGTTCACCGAGCGGGCGAAGAAAGTCCTGGTCTTTGCCCAGGACGAAGCGACTCGGTTTAATCACAACTACATCGGCACCGAGCACTTGCTGCTTGGTCTGGTGCGCGAGGGCGAGGGCATCGCCGCGCAGGTGCTCACCAACCTCGGCGTCGAGCTGAACAAAGTCCGCAACGCCGTGGAGTTCATCATCGGCCGCGGCGAGCGCATGGTGGTGGGCGACATCAGCCTCACGCCCCGCGCCAAGCGGGTCATCGAGCTCTCCATCGAGGAAGCGCGGCGGCTCGGGCACAACTACATCGGCACCGAGCATCTGCTGCTTGGCCTGGTGCGCGAGGGCGAAGGCATCGCCGCCGGCGTGCTCGAGAGCCTGGGCGTGAACCTCGAGAAGGTGCGGGCCCAGGTCGTCCAACTGGTGAGCCAGAACTCCACCGAGCGCGGTCGCGGCGAAGCGAAAAAGAGCGGCTCCAAGACTCCCGTCGCCGATCAGATGGGCATCGACCTCACCGCGGCGGCGCGCGCCGGCAAGCTGGACCCGGTGATCGGGCGTCACGACGAGGTCGAGCGCGTCATCCAGATTCTCAGCCGCCGCACCAAGAACAATCCGGCGCTCATCGGCGACCCCGGCGTGGGCAAGACGGCCATCGTGGAGGGTCTGGCGCAGCGCATCGTCTCGGGCGACGTGCCCGAGTCGCTTCGCGGCCGGCGGCTGCTCACGCTCGACATGGGTGCCCTCGTCGCCGGCACCAAGTATCGCGGCGAGTTCGAAGAGCGGCTCAAGAAGGTCATCGACGAGCTCAAGTCGGCCAGCGACTGCGCCCTGTTCATCGACGAGTTGCACACCGTGGTTGGCGCGGGCGCGGCCGAAGGCGCGGTGGACGCCGCCAATATCCTCAAGCCGTCGCTGGCCCGCGGCGAGCTGCAGGTCATCGGCGCCACCACCCTCGACGAGTACCGCAAATACGTGGAGCGCGACTCGGCGCTCGAACGCCGCTTCCAACCCGTCACCGTGCGCGAGCCGTCGATCGACGAGACCATCGCGATCCTGACCGGCGTGCGCCCGCGCTACGAAGAGCACCACCGCGTCCAGATCACCGACGACGCGGTCAAGGCCGCCGCCGAGCTGGCCGGCCGCTACGTCACCGATCGCTTCCTCCCCGACAAGGCCATCGACGTGATGGACGAGGCGGCGGCCAAAGTCAAGATTCGCCACGGCATGCCCCCGCGCGCCGTGCGCGAGTTGGAAGCGAAGCTCGAGCAGATCACCAACGACAAAGCGCGCACCATCAACGAGCAGCGCTTCGAGGACGCCAACGAGCTGCGGCAATCCGAGCAGCAGCTGCGCATCGAGTTGAACGAGGCGCGGCAATCCTGGACCTCCGAGCAGGGCGAAGGACCGCCGCACGTCGGCGAGGACGAGGTGAGCCAGGTCGTCGCCATGTGGACCGGCATTCCGGTCACCCGCATTCGCCAGGAGGAGTCCGAGCGCCTGCTGCACATGGAAGACGTGCTCGCGCGCCGCATCGTCAGCCAGCAGGAGCCGATCCACGCCGTCGCCAGCGCCGTGCGCCGCGCGCGCGCCGGGCTCAAGGACCCGCAACGGCCCATCGGGGCCTTCATGTTCCTCGGCCCGACCGGCGTCGGCAAAACGCTGCTGGCCCGCGCGCTGGCCGAGTTCATGTTCGGCAGCGAGGACGCCCTCATCCGTATCGACATGTCGGAATACATGGAGCGCCACGCGGTATCGCGTCTTGTGGGCGCGCCGCCCGGCTACGTGGGCTACGAGGAGGGCGGTCAGCTCACCGAGGCCGTCCGCCGCCGGTCCTACGCGGTGATCCTGCTCGACGAGGTCGAGAAGGCGCACCCCGAGGTGTTCAACATCCTGCTCCAGCTCATGGACGACGGGCGATTGACCGACGCCAAGGGCCGCACGGTCGACTTTCGCAACACCATCATCATCATGACCTCCAACGTCGGCGCGCAGCACATCAAGCGCGGCGCGGCGCTTGGCTTCCACTTCGACGAGGGCGAGCAAGCCGACGAGGCTCGCTACAAGAACATGCGGGCCAAGGTGCTGGGCGAGCTGCGCAAGCTCTTCCGGCCCGAGTTCCTCAACCGCGTCGACGGCACCGTGGTCTTTCACGCGCTCACCCGCGCCGACGTCGAGGCCATCGTGGATCTCGAGCTGGGCCGGGTGCGCCTGCAGTTGAGCGAGCATGAGCTGGAGTTGGAGGTCACCTCCGAGGCCAAGTCACTGCTGGCCGAGCGGGGCTACGACCCGGACTTCGGCGCCCGCCCGCTGCGACGCGTGATCCAGAATCTCATCGAGGACCCGCTGGCCGAGGAGCTGCTCCGCGGCGCCTTCGCCACCGGCTCGAAGGTAATCGTGGACCGCGCCGGCGACGAGCTCGACATCACCACCCGAGCCCCTGTCAGCGCCTAG
- a CDS encoding DUF309 domain-containing protein yields the protein MPRGCDDSPDEALLRGAALFNQRAFYAQHEVLEDAWRAETGTVRDLYRGILQVGVGCYHLSRGNHRGACNLLRYGLARLERFEPVCLGVDVSALRRDAARALAALEALGPERLDEFDDRLLPRVAFVAPETA from the coding sequence GTGCCCCGCGGCTGCGACGATTCGCCGGACGAGGCGCTGCTGCGCGGGGCGGCGCTGTTCAATCAGCGCGCCTTCTATGCCCAACACGAGGTCCTGGAAGACGCCTGGCGGGCCGAAACGGGAACGGTGCGCGATCTGTACCGCGGGATCTTGCAGGTCGGCGTGGGGTGCTATCACCTTTCGCGCGGGAACCATCGCGGCGCCTGCAACCTGCTGCGCTACGGCTTGGCGCGCTTGGAGCGATTCGAACCGGTGTGCCTTGGGGTGGACGTGTCAGCGCTGCGGAGGGATGCGGCGCGGGCGCTGGCGGCGCTCGAAGCACTGGGTCCGGAGCGCCTGGATGAGTTTGACGATCGATTGCTCCCGCGGGTGGCCTTCGTCGCGCCGGAGACTGCCTAA
- the ispD gene encoding 2-C-methyl-D-erythritol 4-phosphate cytidylyltransferase — translation MTAGPVDAVVLAAGGATRMGGEDKLLTPLGDAPLIVWSLRAFEQAPEIRHVVVTTSPANRDRLADVTRAARFTKVTRVVLGGTSRAGSVLCGLEALADFGAAFAAIHDGARPFVTPDIIARGVQAARVHGAAVAAVPSVDTVKLVTPAGRVSRTLPREQVWLAQTPQIGPLDSLLQAHRRNRDRLGDFTDDVALLEHEGVPVHVFESDADNVKITRPADLQAARVRVASMPGYPDAMTAPDTQQ, via the coding sequence ATGACCGCGGGCCCCGTGGACGCGGTGGTGCTGGCCGCGGGCGGCGCAACCCGCATGGGCGGCGAGGACAAGCTGCTGACGCCCCTGGGCGACGCGCCGTTGATCGTCTGGAGCCTGCGCGCCTTCGAGCAGGCGCCCGAAATCCGCCACGTGGTGGTGACCACCAGCCCGGCCAACCGCGACCGGCTCGCCGACGTGACTCGCGCGGCCCGGTTCACCAAGGTGACGCGCGTGGTGCTGGGCGGAACGTCCCGCGCCGGGTCGGTCCTCTGCGGACTTGAAGCGCTCGCGGATTTCGGCGCGGCGTTCGCCGCCATCCACGACGGCGCGCGCCCGTTCGTGACCCCCGACATCATCGCGCGCGGCGTCCAGGCGGCACGCGTGCACGGCGCGGCGGTGGCCGCCGTGCCGTCCGTCGACACCGTCAAGCTCGTCACGCCCGCGGGCCGGGTCAGCCGCACGCTGCCGCGCGAGCAGGTGTGGCTGGCCCAGACGCCCCAGATTGGTCCGCTGGACTCCCTGCTCCAGGCCCACCGGCGCAACCGCGACCGCTTGGGCGATTTCACCGACGACGTGGCGCTGCTGGAACACGAGGGCGTGCCCGTGCACGTCTTCGAGTCCGACGCCGACAACGTCAAGATCACGCGGCCCGCGGACCTGCAGGCAGCACGTGTCCGGGTCGCGTCAATGCCCGGCTATCCTGACGCCATGACCGCCCCTGACACGCAGCAGTGA
- the radA gene encoding DNA repair protein RadA, with amino-acid sequence MAKPRASFICEDCGARHQQWSGQCGACGGWNSITEHRPTRAASSASVAAVPLGAVEDDAAARRSTGMSEFDRVLGGGLVDGALILIGGDPGIGKSTLVLRAAAALGTDRRPVLYVAAEESPQQVRMRARRMGLEASAIHVYPDTEVGGALAEAERLRTGLVVVDSIQTVRVEGLAAAPGSVSQVREATVQIMQFAKASQTPVMLVGHVTKEGTVAGPRTLEHIVDTVLYLEGDDFHAQRLLRSVKNRFGPTFEVAVFEMRGDGLHEVPNPSALFLAERDARAPGSAVAVPLEGTRPLVVEIQALTAPTAYALPKRLATGFDLNRLHMLLAVLGRRAGVQLGQHDVYVNVVGGLRLREPAVDLAVAVAIASSARDQAPGPQVAAIGELGLSGELRSVPSAAVRVREAERLGFTRCLVPTASARNGATEGLGAANLAEALALALP; translated from the coding sequence ATGGCTAAGCCACGCGCCAGCTTCATCTGCGAGGACTGCGGCGCGCGCCACCAGCAGTGGAGCGGGCAGTGCGGGGCCTGCGGCGGCTGGAACAGCATCACCGAGCACCGCCCGACGCGCGCGGCGTCTTCGGCGTCGGTCGCCGCGGTGCCGCTCGGCGCGGTCGAGGACGATGCCGCCGCGAGGCGCTCGACCGGCATGAGCGAATTCGACCGCGTGCTGGGCGGCGGTCTGGTCGACGGCGCGCTCATTCTCATCGGCGGCGACCCGGGCATCGGCAAGTCCACCCTCGTGCTGCGCGCCGCCGCCGCGTTGGGGACCGACCGGCGCCCCGTGCTCTACGTCGCGGCGGAGGAGTCGCCCCAGCAAGTCCGCATGCGGGCGCGGCGCATGGGTCTCGAGGCCAGCGCCATTCACGTCTACCCCGACACCGAGGTCGGCGGCGCGCTGGCCGAGGCCGAGCGGCTGCGCACCGGCCTGGTCGTGGTCGACTCCATTCAGACCGTGCGCGTCGAAGGCCTGGCCGCGGCCCCCGGCAGCGTCAGCCAGGTACGCGAGGCCACGGTCCAGATCATGCAGTTCGCCAAGGCGTCCCAAACCCCCGTGATGTTGGTGGGCCACGTCACCAAGGAAGGCACGGTGGCCGGGCCGCGAACCCTCGAGCACATCGTGGACACGGTGCTTTACCTCGAAGGCGACGACTTCCACGCCCAGCGCCTGCTGCGGTCGGTGAAGAACCGCTTCGGCCCGACCTTCGAGGTGGCGGTGTTCGAGATGCGCGGCGACGGCCTGCACGAGGTGCCCAATCCCTCCGCGCTTTTCCTGGCCGAGCGCGACGCCCGCGCGCCGGGCTCGGCGGTGGCCGTGCCTTTGGAGGGCACCCGGCCGCTGGTCGTCGAGATTCAAGCGCTGACGGCGCCGACGGCCTACGCCCTGCCCAAGCGCCTGGCCACGGGATTCGACCTCAACCGGCTGCACATGCTGCTGGCGGTGCTGGGCCGCCGCGCCGGTGTGCAGCTCGGCCAGCATGACGTCTACGTCAACGTGGTCGGCGGCCTGCGGCTGCGCGAGCCCGCGGTCGACCTGGCAGTGGCGGTGGCCATCGCGTCCAGCGCGCGCGACCAGGCGCCCGGACCGCAGGTCGCGGCGATCGGCGAGCTGGGTCTCTCCGGCGAGCTGCGCTCGGTGCCCTCGGCGGCGGTGCGCGTGCGCGAGGCCGAGCGACTGGGCTTCACTCGCTGCCTGGTGCCGACCGCCAGCGCCCGCAACGGCGCGACCGAGGGCCTCGGGGCCGCGAATCTCGCGGAGGCCCTCGCTCTCGCGTTGCCATGA
- a CDS encoding ABC transporter ATP-binding protein, translating into MNRAHTPDPVLAVENLAMYYATRAGDVRAVDGVSFAVQRGESIGLVGESGCGKSSIAMALLKLLPVNARLVRGKILLNGADLAPLSDDEMRAHRWNHIAMVFQAAMNALNPVYRVGDQIIEALDAHIRSTPEISMERVRELFDLVSLDPSFIPRYPHEYSGGMKQRAGIAMALACEPDLLIADEPTTALDVIVQDRILKELRKVQEALNMSLIYISHDMAVIAEVSHAVGVMYAGRIVEWGETVEVFHRPIHPYTQTLMSAFPSVTGPKHKLAMLSGEPPNLLTPPPGCRFHPRCPYATDVCRSEEPPTVRSGSHWAACWHPLDGAAA; encoded by the coding sequence ATGAACCGCGCTCACACGCCCGACCCGGTCCTCGCCGTCGAGAACCTCGCCATGTACTACGCGACGCGGGCCGGCGACGTGCGCGCCGTCGATGGGGTTTCGTTCGCCGTCCAGCGGGGGGAGTCCATTGGCCTGGTGGGCGAGTCCGGTTGCGGCAAATCCTCCATCGCCATGGCCCTGCTCAAGCTGCTGCCGGTGAACGCCCGCCTCGTCAGGGGCAAGATCCTGCTCAACGGCGCCGACCTCGCGCCGCTCTCTGACGACGAGATGCGGGCGCACCGGTGGAACCACATCGCCATGGTGTTCCAGGCGGCCATGAACGCGCTCAACCCCGTCTACCGGGTCGGCGACCAGATCATCGAGGCCCTTGACGCCCACATCCGGTCAACCCCCGAGATCTCGATGGAGCGCGTGCGGGAGCTCTTCGACCTCGTGAGTCTCGATCCAAGCTTCATTCCGCGCTATCCGCACGAGTACAGCGGCGGCATGAAGCAGCGCGCCGGCATCGCCATGGCCCTGGCCTGCGAGCCGGACCTGCTGATCGCGGACGAGCCAACCACGGCGCTCGATGTCATCGTGCAGGACCGCATTCTCAAGGAGCTGCGGAAGGTCCAAGAGGCTCTGAACATGAGCCTGATCTACATCTCGCACGACATGGCCGTCATCGCCGAAGTCAGCCACGCCGTGGGCGTGATGTACGCGGGCCGGATCGTGGAGTGGGGCGAGACGGTGGAGGTCTTTCACCGCCCGATCCACCCCTATACGCAGACGCTGATGTCGGCATTTCCCAGCGTGACCGGACCCAAGCACAAGCTGGCGATGCTTTCGGGCGAGCCCCCCAACCTGCTCACGCCGCCGCCCGGATGCCGCTTCCATCCGCGCTGTCCCTATGCCACCGACGTCTGTCGCTCGGAAGAGCCGCCCACGGTGCGCTCCGGCTCCCACTGGGCCGCCTGCTGGCACCCCCTCGACGGAGCGGCCGCCTGA
- a CDS encoding PIN domain-containing protein, protein MYLLDTDVLSNLLKRSPSISLIAKLASVPAEQQFTSSITLGELIYGAQRRGTEGDVLLRRIETLLLPELPVLPFDTAAARRYGALRAELERCGTPLGDADLRIAAIALERGLSVVTGNLRHFQRVPGLPVENWL, encoded by the coding sequence ATGTACCTCCTCGACACTGACGTTCTGAGCAATCTCCTAAAGCGCTCGCCCTCGATATCTCTGATCGCAAAGCTGGCCAGCGTGCCGGCGGAGCAGCAATTCACGTCGAGCATCACGCTCGGCGAGTTGATCTACGGCGCACAACGACGGGGGACAGAAGGGGATGTCCTGCTGCGTCGAATCGAAACCCTGCTCCTGCCCGAGCTGCCGGTGCTGCCCTTCGACACCGCCGCCGCGAGGCGTTATGGCGCACTGCGAGCCGAGTTGGAGCGGTGCGGAACGCCCTTGGGCGATGCCGACCTGCGCATCGCCGCCATCGCACTCGAGCGCGGTCTGAGCGTCGTCACCGGAAACCTGCGGCACTTCCAGCGGGTCCCGGGCCTGCCCGTCGAGAATTGGCTCTAG
- a CDS encoding ribbon-helix-helix protein, CopG family → MATSIRLSRETEERLRLLAAQTGRSKAYYLRELIEGGIDDLEDYYLAADALERVRKGQEPVHPAADVKADLGLDG, encoded by the coding sequence TTGGCGACGTCGATCCGCCTGTCTCGCGAAACCGAGGAGCGGCTGCGCCTCCTCGCCGCGCAAACCGGGCGCTCGAAGGCCTATTACTTGCGCGAGCTGATTGAAGGCGGCATCGACGACCTCGAGGACTACTACCTGGCCGCCGATGCGCTCGAGCGCGTGCGCAAGGGGCAGGAGCCAGTACACCCGGCAGCCGACGTGAAAGCCGACCTTGGCCTGGACGGTTGA
- a CDS encoding ABC transporter ATP-binding protein, with protein MATAASVGTRPLVKVEDLQKRFPVSAGLFERSHSFVHAVDGVSFELARGESFGLVGESGCGKTTTGRLLVRLAEPSDGRVLFDDAVGTPTDITHLSGADLKAFRRRAQMIFQDPYESLNPRRTIFDTVAEPLKVQDACGPHECLERVSRMLEMVGLTPAAAYLFRYPHELSGGQRQRAAIARALVIEPIFVVADEPTSMLDVSIRTGVMQLMQSLADRLGISYLYITHDLAVARYMCSRIAVMYLGKIVEMGDTEAVLQHPKHPYTQALLSAVPIPDPTVTRAPVRIAGGVSTPVDPPPRCRFYDRCPIADDFCRDNDHPPLESKGSGQLAACYKA; from the coding sequence ATGGCCACCGCCGCGTCCGTCGGGACCAGGCCCTTGGTCAAAGTCGAGGACCTGCAGAAGCGCTTCCCAGTCTCCGCCGGCCTCTTCGAGCGCAGCCACAGCTTCGTCCACGCCGTGGACGGCGTCTCCTTCGAGCTGGCCCGTGGCGAAAGCTTCGGCCTGGTCGGCGAGTCCGGCTGCGGAAAGACGACCACCGGACGGCTGCTGGTCCGGCTGGCCGAGCCAAGCGACGGGCGGGTGCTCTTCGACGACGCTGTGGGCACGCCAACCGACATCACCCACCTGTCCGGGGCGGACCTCAAGGCCTTTCGACGCCGGGCGCAGATGATCTTTCAGGACCCCTACGAGTCGCTCAATCCGCGCCGCACGATCTTCGACACCGTCGCCGAGCCGCTCAAGGTCCAGGACGCCTGCGGCCCGCACGAGTGCCTGGAGCGGGTTTCGCGCATGTTGGAAATGGTGGGGCTCACGCCCGCGGCGGCCTATCTCTTCCGCTATCCCCACGAGCTGTCTGGCGGGCAGCGGCAGCGGGCCGCCATCGCCCGGGCCCTGGTCATCGAGCCGATCTTCGTCGTCGCCGACGAGCCCACCTCGATGCTGGACGTCTCGATCCGAACCGGCGTCATGCAGCTGATGCAAAGCCTCGCCGACCGCCTGGGGATCAGCTACCTCTACATCACGCACGACCTGGCCGTGGCCCGCTACATGTGCTCCCGCATCGCCGTGATGTACCTCGGCAAGATCGTGGAAATGGGCGACACCGAGGCCGTGCTCCAGCACCCCAAGCACCCCTACACCCAGGCGCTGTTGTCCGCCGTGCCGATTCCCGATCCCACCGTGACCCGCGCCCCGGTCAGAATCGCCGGCGGCGTCTCGACGCCGGTGGACCCGCCGCCCCGCTGCCGCTTCTACGACCGCTGCCCAATCGCCGACGACTTCTGCCGCGACAACGACCACCCGCCGCTCGAATCCAAAGGCTCAGGCCAACTGGCGGCTTGCTACAAGGCGTAG